In Aegilops tauschii subsp. strangulata cultivar AL8/78 chromosome 3, Aet v6.0, whole genome shotgun sequence, one genomic interval encodes:
- the LOC109762679 gene encoding probable glucomannan 4-beta-mannosyltransferase 11, whose protein sequence is MAGAGEEFMAGVWAEVPVRVDWAAVAAQCAWAGAQARAFLVVPAIRLLVVLSLAMTVMILLEKIFVAAVCFAAKAFGHRPERRYQWRPIAAGAAAAARGDEEAGLVVGGGGSAAFPVVLVQIPMYNEREVYKLSIGAACALEWPSDRVVIQVLDDSTDPAVKDLVEIECQRWKGKGVNIKYEVRGNRKGYKAGALKEGLKHDYVQECEFIAMFDADFQPESDFLLRTVPFLVHNPDIALVQTRWKFVNSDECLLTRFQEMSLDYHFKFEQEAGSIVYSFFGFNGTAGVWRISAIDDAGGWKDRTTVEDMDLAVRTALKGWKFVYVGAVKVRSELPSTFKAYRFQQHRWSCGPANLFKKMLVEILESKKVSFWSKLHLLYDFFFVGKIAAHTVTFIYYCFAIPLSVFFPEIQIPLWGVVYVPTVITLCKALGSPSSFHLVILWVLFENVMSLHRIRAAITGLLDAGRVNEWVVTEKLGDANKTKPATEVLDAVKVIDVELTTPLVPKLKKRRIRLWDKYNCSEIFVGTCIVICGFYDLFYANKGYYIYLFIQGLAFLVVGFEYIGIRPPTPSA, encoded by the exons ATGGCCGGCGCCGGCGAGGAGTTCATGGCGGGGGTGTGGGCGGAGGTGCCGGTGCGGGTGGACTGGGCGGCCGTGGCGGCGCAATGCGCGTGGGCCGGCGCGCAGGCGCGGGCGTTCCTGGTGGTGCCGGCCATCCGGCTGCTGGTGGTCCTGTCGCTGGCCATGACGGTCATGATCCTGCTCGAGAAGATATTCGTGGCCGCCGTGTGCTTCGCGGCCAAGGCCTTCGGGCACCGGCCCGAGCGCCGGTACCAGTGGCGGCCGATCGCGGCAGGCGCTGCTGCCGCGGCCAGGGGGGACGAGGAGGCCGGCctcgtcgtcggcggcggcggcagcgcggcGTTCCCCGTGGTGCTGGTGCAGATCCCCATGTACAACGAGCGGGAG GTGTACAAGCTGTCGATCGGGGCGGCATGTGCGCTGGAGTGGCCGTCGGACCGCGTGGTGATCCAGGTGCTGGACGACTCCACCGACCCCGCTGTAAAG GATTTGGTGGAGATCGAGTGCCAGAGGTGGAAGGGCAAGGGCGTGAACATCAAGTACGAGGTGAGGGGGAACCGCAAGGGGTACAAGGCCGGCGCGCTCAAGGAGGGGCTCAAGCACGACTACGTGCAGGAGTGCGAGTTCATCGCCATGTTCGACGCCGACTTCCAGCCCGAGTCCGACTTCCTCCTGCGCACCGTCCCCTTCCTCGTGCACAACCCCGACATCGCCCTCGTCCAGACCCGCTGGAAGTTCG TCAACTCGGATGAGTGTTTGCTGACGAGGTTCCAGGAGATGTCTCTGGACTACCATTTCAAGTTCGAGCAGGAGGCCGGGTCCATAGTCTACTCGTTTTTCGGCTTCAACG GGACCGCCGGTGTCTGGAGGATATCGGCGATCGACGATGCCGGGGGGTGGAAGGACCGGACGACGGTGGAGGACATGGACCTGGCTGTTCGCACCGCGCTCAAGGGCTGGAAGTTCGTGTATGTCGGCGCCGTGAAA GTCAGGAGTGAGCTGCCAAGCACATTCAAGGCGTACCGGTTCCAGCAGCACAGGTGGTCATGTGGACCAGCGAACCTGTTCAAGAAAATGTTGGTAGAGATTCTAGAGAGCAAG AAAGTGTCGTTttggagcaagcttcacctcttGTACGATTTCTTCTTTGTTGGGAAGATTGCTGCTCATACGGTGACGTTCATCTACTACTGCTTCGCGATCCCGCTGTCCGTTTTCTTCCCTGAGATTCAGATTCCTCTCTGGGGCGTGGTCTACGTTCCGACCGTTATCACCCTCTGCAAGGCTCTCGGATCACCAAG TTCATTTCATCTGGTGATCCTCTGGGTCCTCTTTGAGAATGTGATGTCGTTGCACCGGATAAGAGCCGCGATAACTGGTCTTCTAGACGCTGGACGAGTCAATGAGTGGGTTGTCACCGAGAAATTGGGAGATGCCAACAAGACGAAGCCAGCCACGGAAGTATTAGATGCTGTGAAGGTGATAGATGTCGAGCTAACGACGCCCCTAGTGCCGAAGCTCAAGAAGAGAAGAATAAGATTATGGGACAA GTACAACTGCTCAGAGATTTTTGTTGGAACCTGCATAGTTATATGTGGTTTCTACGATTTGTTTTACGCAAACAAAGGGTACTACATCTACCTCTTCATTCAAGGCCTAGCATTCCTCGTCGTCGGTTTTGAGTATATCGGCATACGCCCTCCCACTCCCAGCGCCTAA